A window of Mycobacteriales bacterium contains these coding sequences:
- the nusA gene encoding transcription termination factor NusA — translation MKIDMTALRSLEREKEISFDLVVQAIETALLTAYRHTEGAQSHARVSLDRTTGDAVVLAQELAEDGTVAREWDDTPADFGRIATMTAKQVILQRLREAENDVSYGEYAGREGDVVSGIVQQAGQRPGAPVNRNVMVKLGATEDAIEAVLPPAEQVPGEVYEHGARLKCRVISVARGPRGASIQVSRTHPDLVRGLFALEVPEIADGSVEIAALAREAGHRTKIAVRSTVKGLNAKGACIGPVGSRVRAVTTELHGEKIDIVDWDADPARFVGNALSPARVSSVEVVDLVNRSAKVVVPDYQLSLAIGKEGQNARLAARLTGWRIDIHSDLPRDAPRDASAPTRAEAPTDGDLPS, via the coding sequence GTGAAGATCGACATGACGGCGCTGCGCAGCCTCGAGCGCGAGAAGGAGATCTCCTTCGACCTCGTGGTGCAGGCCATCGAGACGGCGCTGCTCACGGCCTACCGCCACACCGAGGGCGCGCAGTCGCACGCGCGCGTGTCGCTGGACCGCACCACCGGCGACGCCGTGGTCCTCGCGCAGGAGCTCGCCGAGGACGGCACCGTCGCGCGCGAGTGGGACGACACCCCTGCCGACTTCGGCCGGATCGCGACGATGACCGCCAAGCAGGTCATCCTCCAGCGGCTGCGCGAGGCCGAGAACGACGTGTCCTACGGCGAGTACGCCGGGCGCGAGGGCGACGTCGTGTCCGGCATCGTGCAGCAGGCCGGGCAGCGGCCGGGGGCGCCCGTCAACCGCAACGTCATGGTCAAGCTCGGCGCCACCGAGGACGCGATCGAGGCGGTCCTGCCGCCCGCCGAGCAGGTCCCCGGCGAGGTCTACGAGCACGGTGCGCGGCTGAAGTGCCGGGTCATCTCGGTCGCGCGCGGCCCGCGTGGCGCGTCCATCCAGGTCTCGCGCACCCACCCCGACCTCGTGCGTGGGCTGTTCGCGCTCGAGGTGCCGGAGATCGCCGACGGCTCCGTCGAGATCGCCGCGCTGGCCCGCGAGGCCGGCCACCGCACCAAGATCGCCGTCCGCTCGACCGTCAAGGGGCTCAACGCCAAGGGCGCCTGCATCGGACCCGTCGGCTCGCGCGTGCGCGCGGTCACCACCGAGCTGCACGGCGAGAAGATCGACATCGTCGACTGGGACGCCGACCCGGCCCGCTTCGTCGGCAACGCCCTGTCACCGGCCCGGGTGAGCAGCGTCGAGGTCGTCGACCTCGTCAACCGCTCCGCCAAGGTCGTCGTGCCGGACTACCAGCTGTCGCTCGCGATCGGCAAGGAGGGGCAGAACGCCCGTCTCGCCGCGCGCCTCACCGGGTGGCGCATCGACATCCACAGCGACCTCCCCAGGGACGCCCCCCGGGATGCCTCCGCGCCGACCCGGGCGGAGGCGCCGACCGACGGGGACCTCCCGTCGTAG
- a CDS encoding YlxR family protein — MRTCVGCRDRDAKATLLRVVVVGGQLAVDPAGRLPGRGASVHPDPRCVDLAEKRRALPRALRVPGPLDLGPVRAHLAGAAGHPVPSREQVEKRT; from the coding sequence GTGCGCACCTGTGTGGGCTGCCGGGACCGCGACGCCAAGGCCACCCTGCTGCGCGTCGTCGTGGTGGGCGGCCAGCTGGCCGTCGACCCCGCCGGGCGCCTGCCGGGCCGAGGCGCCTCCGTGCACCCCGACCCGCGGTGCGTCGACCTCGCCGAGAAGCGGCGGGCGCTCCCTCGGGCCCTACGGGTCCCCGGGCCGCTCGACCTCGGACCGGTGAGAGCGCACCTCGCAGGTGCAGCAGGGCACCCCGTCCCGTCAC